In one Oryza glaberrima chromosome 2, OglaRS2, whole genome shotgun sequence genomic region, the following are encoded:
- the LOC127761140 gene encoding uncharacterized protein LOC127761140 — protein MEKRSEEYISFYDSELEEGEFRECRAFEDQTVKVRQLALHGTCSGEYSQSYSSHVNSRSNKRHKQKEHDYYKYSDYLQVLKKIEKISSRRFDKLLVWHNEDREEFNVVRKSQEFEFFQEHLRSYEVQYTRVIPTIKRFRMKLPKLLFSVLHKTFHKHFQSQLIEFVKRQIKDRDKEKRVRNRWIFEAEAGYLKTDFDMIPLSYSGLKIEKLKCSSTDYLNGDAQLNYFNMECLSTEIEAIASSSTKSEETRAGKRSDTSEPILDNSEVLLEINVSTKDGASVGAAEEVFTCERSSQSTCGPTTMVFGQNNGRQIDFPVAAQSNVGDAELSYASQSHISAASAHANVVAADSENANLLSRAKGRCPSSTYNVSLGSCSGSQRKLPFESASSPCETALLHKEAPCADHQISLNTVSPQETPCANHQISLDTVSPQEAPSASPPSTNVIQMEQSEDISNVIRVEQSEDIRSEEAPNGQASSFAQVTEQPNMQANTSTCQAVTHQPPDGSIHSVRTEFINPRASNIESYSINQILTRSIFEQRPNEAGFQSDPVAVELSRLQMLRSLMTKRHEEKRQQIILAREIEMAETKRKYDELIHKLEMETSQRKKGLQILADKVYKQQTLAEGFQTMFVSHGSRARRSMPEPNRSSGQQALQIPASVSAPASAVMCQPSQQDAQSSMGSSPRHPFVTINHHSMDYLGRSATPLAHSRGAGMGSGIAYHAPESHLHSVVNPLPASGLQLGIASLEQ, from the exons atggaaaagagaagtGAGGAATATATATCGTTTTATGACTCTGAACTAGAAGAAGGTGAGTTCAGGGAGTGTAGAGCATTTGAGGATCAAACTGTTAAAGTGAGGCAGTTGGCATTGCATGGAACATGTTCTGGGGAATACAGTCAAAGTTATTCATCACATGTCAACAGTAGATCTAATAAAAGGCACAAACAGAAGGAGCATGACTATTATAAATATTCCGATTATCTACAAGTCTTGAAAAAGATTGAAAAAATCAGCTCAAGAAGATTTGATAAACTATTGGTATGGCACAACGAAGACCGTGAGGAATTCAATGTTGTGCGCAAAAGTCAAGAGTTTGAGTTCTTCCAAGAACATCTACGCTCTTATGAAGTCCAGTACACACGAGTTATACCAACAATAAAACGTTTCAGGATGAAGCTACCAAAGTTACTATTCTCTGTTTTGCACAAGACTTTTCATAAACATTTCCAATCCCAGCTGATAGAATTTGTGAAACGACAAATAAAAGATAGAGACAAGGAGAAGAGAGTAAGAAACCGCTGGATATTTGAGGCTGAAGCTGGTTACCTTAAGACAGATTTTGACATGATTCCCTTGTCATATTCTGGGCTTAAGATAGAGAAATTGAAATGCTCTTCGACTGACTATTTAAATGGTGATGCACAGCTCAACTACTTTAACATGGAATGTCTATCTACTGAAATTGAAGCTATTGCTTCTTCAAGTACAAAATCAGAAGAGACCCGTGCAGGCAAGAGAAGCGACACTTCTGAGCCCATTCTAGACAACTCAGAAGTTCTGCTTGAAATCAATGTATCTACCAAGGATGGGGCTTCAGTTGGTGCAGCTGAAGAAGTTTTCACCTGTGAAAGGTCTTCACAGTCCACCTGTGGGCCGACTACAATGGTATTTGGTCAAAATAATGGGAGACAAATTGATTTCCCAGTAGCAGCACAAAGTAATGTGGGGGATGCAGAGTTATCCTATGCCTCTCAATCTCACATTAGTGCAGCATCAGCACATGCTAATGTTGTGGCTGCTGATTCAGAAAATGCAAACCTGCTTTCCAGAGCAAAGGGAAGATGTCCAAGTTCAACCTATAATGTTTCGCTAGGTTCCTGCTCTGGGTCTCAGAGAAAACTCCCATTCGAGTCTGCCTCAAGCCCGTGCGAAACTGCATTGCTTCACAAG GAAGCCCCATGTGCAGATCACCAGATATCCTTGAACACTGTTTCTCCGCAGGAAACTCCCTGCGCAAATCACCAAATATCCTTGGACACTGTTTCTCCGCAGGAAGCTCCATCTGCAAGTCCGCCTTCAACTAATGTGATTCAGATGGAACAATCTGAGGACATTAGTAATGTGATTCGGGTGGAACAGTCTGAGGACATTAGAAGTGAGGAAGCGCCTAATGGTCAAGCTTCCTCCTTTGCCCAAGTTACCGAGCAGCCTAACATGCAAGCAAATACATCAACTTGCCAGGCTGTTACTCATCAACCACCTGATGGGAGTATTCATTCGGTTAGAACTGAGTTTATCAACCCTCGAGCATCAAATATTGAGTCATATTCAATTAACCAGATTCTAACAAGATCCATCTTTGAGCAACGCCCTAATGAAGCTGGGTTTCAATCAGATCCCGTTGCTGTTGAGTTGAGTCGGTTACAGATGTTACGTTCTCTGATGACCAAGAGGCATGAAGAGAAG CGGCAACAAATTATTTTGGCACGTGAAATAGAGATGGCTGAAACTAAAAGGAAGTATGATGAGCTGATCCATAAATTGGAGATGGAAACATCACAGAGAAAGAAAGGACTTCAAATACTTGCTGACAAAGTCTATAAACAACAAACGTTGGCTGAGGGATTCCAGACTATGTTTGTTTCACACGGATCAAGAG CCAGGAGAAGCATGCCAGAGCCTAATCGATCATCAGGTCAGCAGGCTTTGCAGATTCCTGCATCCGTTTCAGCCCCAGCATCAGCAGTCATGTGTCAACCATCGCAACAGGATGCGCAGTCATCCATGGGCAGTTCACCGCGACACCCTTTTGTGACAATAAATCACCATAGCATGGACTATTTGGGCAGATCTGCTACTCCCTTGGCGCACAGTCGAGGTGCTGGCATGGGCTCTGGGATTGCGTACCATGCACCAGAATCCCATCTCCATTCTGTTGTAAATCCATTGCCAGCATCAGGTCTCCAACTTGGGATCGCGAGCTTGGAACAATAG